A portion of the Leptospirales bacterium genome contains these proteins:
- a CDS encoding glycosyltransferase family 39 protein yields MSFMELTKFLKKHCLNSNATKDGMMFFLRHMRGTVWVAAIALGALRMAYALSLPLHPDEAYYWEWSRNLSASYFDQGPGIAFYIRTFTLLFGDSQFALKLAASIAAIVCSILVFETAVAAGLTMQRAALAFALIVLAPGFFGGALFIVHDTAYLLAWSAASYFSVRFFSGGGRLSLIAMFVFVGLGALSKHTMLLFALAFAVWIFVARARWRLLARWDFWLGVLLCLLLVSPILYWNALNEWDGVGAILNLRSSGASGGRGAIDQFLLGQLAAFSPLWLLLLAFLALRPLWQLVGKTFRRSAGSAQLETADVQATPALRWIGFLSAGYFLFFAALSLTRSVQANWAFAAYPGFCILLAARLPRTGASGARSSKIVLVSGLLPALLLDTFALASLPLIRSLAGKAPVLLPALQLQAYPLAIAALEERAQAVDSGARIASNRYQDAAIASWYRRQRVFTPALSILQKTQYSFWTQPVAGENYIVFHIDEDPRYKSHAFFPPILKYMFREVRDLPPLEISIQPEGVVLRMQLWYCKGYRRHWSGLLVDYMQRRAILDLMPNLRDPRLDTEDISLVSTREMLQMTLQMYQQLRGRERCQDLAALGCSGEERNGLGALLQEYFQ; encoded by the coding sequence ATGAGCTTCATGGAACTTACCAAATTCCTGAAAAAACATTGTTTGAATTCTAATGCCACAAAGGATGGAATGATGTTTTTTCTGCGGCACATGCGCGGAACGGTATGGGTTGCGGCCATTGCGCTTGGCGCGTTGCGAATGGCGTATGCACTATCCCTTCCCTTACATCCAGATGAGGCCTACTACTGGGAATGGTCCCGTAATCTTTCTGCATCCTATTTTGATCAGGGGCCCGGAATTGCATTCTATATCCGAACTTTTACGCTACTCTTTGGCGATAGCCAATTTGCCCTGAAGCTTGCAGCGTCGATTGCGGCGATTGTCTGCAGCATTCTGGTCTTTGAAACTGCTGTGGCGGCCGGCCTGACAATGCAGCGCGCTGCACTGGCCTTTGCATTGATCGTACTGGCGCCAGGCTTTTTTGGCGGCGCGCTTTTCATTGTCCATGACACCGCCTACTTGCTTGCCTGGAGCGCGGCAAGCTACTTCAGCGTGCGCTTTTTTTCCGGGGGCGGGCGCCTGAGTCTGATTGCGATGTTTGTCTTTGTCGGTCTGGGCGCCCTCTCCAAGCACACCATGCTACTGTTCGCGCTGGCATTTGCAGTGTGGATCTTCGTTGCGCGCGCCCGCTGGAGGCTGCTGGCGCGCTGGGATTTCTGGCTGGGGGTCTTGCTCTGTCTGTTACTTGTTTCGCCGATCCTATATTGGAATGCGCTAAACGAATGGGATGGGGTCGGGGCGATCTTGAATCTGCGTTCCTCCGGCGCAAGCGGCGGGCGCGGCGCCATTGATCAATTTCTGCTGGGACAGCTGGCAGCCTTTTCGCCGCTCTGGCTTTTGCTGTTAGCATTTCTGGCATTGCGCCCTCTCTGGCAGCTTGTAGGGAAGACCTTCCGAAGGTCTGCCGGCAGTGCGCAGCTCGAAACGGCGGATGTCCAGGCGACGCCGGCGCTGCGCTGGATCGGATTTCTGTCCGCTGGATATTTTCTTTTCTTTGCTGCTCTGTCGCTGACACGCAGCGTCCAGGCCAATTGGGCATTTGCCGCCTACCCCGGATTCTGCATCCTGCTTGCGGCTCGTCTTCCGCGGACCGGCGCCAGCGGAGCGCGGAGCAGCAAAATTGTATTGGTCAGCGGCCTTCTGCCGGCGCTGTTGCTGGATACTTTTGCTCTGGCATCGCTACCGCTGATCCGCAGTCTCGCCGGCAAAGCGCCTGTCCTTTTGCCAGCGCTGCAGCTGCAGGCCTATCCCCTGGCGATAGCCGCGCTGGAAGAAAGGGCGCAAGCAGTGGACAGTGGCGCCAGGATTGCATCCAATCGCTATCAGGATGCCGCCATTGCCTCCTGGTATCGACGGCAGCGCGTCTTTACGCCGGCGCTTAGTATTCTGCAAAAGACGCAGTACAGTTTTTGGACGCAACCAGTTGCAGGAGAAAACTACATCGTCTTTCATATTGATGAAGATCCGCGCTACAAGAGCCATGCCTTTTTTCCGCCCATATTGAAGTACATGTTTCGCGAAGTTCGCGACTTGCCGCCACTGGAGATCTCAATCCAGCCGGAAGGCGTCGTTCTGCGAATGCAGCTTTGGTATTGCAAAGGCTACCGCCGGCACTGGTCGGGTCTGCTGGTCGATTACATGCAGCGTAGAGCGATCCTCGACCTCATGCCTAACTTGAGGGATCCTCGACTCGATACCGAGGACATTTCCCTGGTCAGCACCAGAGAAATGCTTCAGATGACGCTGCAAATGTATCAACAATTGCGCGGCCGCGAGCGTTGTCAGGATCTTGCCGCGCTGGGTTGCAGCGGCGAAGAGCGCAATGGCCTTGGCGCGCTGCTGCAGGAGTACTTCCAATGA
- a CDS encoding DUF1698 domain-containing protein: protein MKDGRLQSDYFNVIGGVVSVGAADELDELQRKYLGQALQSLGAQRKGPFSLFGERIDAAWRSDIKWRRVAELIGSFHDLVVCDVGANNGYYLYCLAQAGVASALGLEIAAQPLQFWNFVSSIHQPSCISMEEQGYERLASLDSTFDLILLMGILYHHSDPVRILRLCRDALRPGGRLLVETMSLPGGLATGPLLLCPRARFAGMRGVWQVPAVQAVLNWLERCGFRKVSWHGEYEYMEEHPGIAALPGLRQGLNDDCTLTIEGYPAPRRSYYTAYR from the coding sequence TTGAAAGACGGGCGATTGCAGTCTGATTACTTTAATGTCATAGGGGGAGTTGTATCTGTCGGTGCAGCCGATGAACTCGACGAGTTGCAGCGCAAATACCTTGGGCAGGCCTTGCAGTCGCTCGGTGCACAGCGCAAGGGACCATTTTCACTCTTCGGAGAACGTATTGATGCGGCCTGGCGCTCAGACATCAAGTGGCGCCGGGTTGCAGAACTGATTGGCAGCTTCCATGATCTGGTCGTCTGCGACGTAGGCGCCAACAATGGCTACTATCTCTACTGCTTGGCGCAGGCCGGCGTAGCGTCGGCGCTTGGCCTGGAGATTGCGGCCCAACCGCTACAATTTTGGAACTTCGTTTCGAGCATTCACCAACCTTCCTGCATCTCGATGGAGGAGCAAGGCTACGAGCGCCTGGCGAGCCTGGACTCGACTTTCGACTTAATTCTATTGATGGGCATTCTGTATCATCATTCCGATCCAGTTCGCATCCTTCGACTCTGTCGCGACGCATTGCGTCCAGGCGGCCGATTGCTGGTCGAGACGATGAGCCTGCCCGGCGGCCTGGCAACCGGGCCGCTCCTGCTTTGCCCGCGCGCCCGTTTTGCGGGAATGCGCGGCGTCTGGCAGGTGCCCGCCGTGCAGGCCGTGCTGAACTGGCTGGAGCGGTGCGGCTTCCGAAAGGTATCGTGGCACGGGGAGTACGAATACATGGAAGAGCATCCCGGAATTGCCGCACTACCCGGACTCAGGCAGGGATTGAATGACGACTGCACTTTGACCATCGAGGGCTATCCAGCGCCTCGTCGGAGCTACTACACTGCATATCGTTAG
- a CDS encoding 2,3,4,5-tetrahydropyridine-2,6-dicarboxylate N-succinyltransferase, producing MGEYSELQESIDRFYENRSLLDSDLARATVRQVISLLNDGRIRVALRNGPGDWTVQAWVKKAILLYFGIQQMRSYQAGDLRFYDKIDPRADHSERGLRVVPPAVCRYGAHVEKGAILMPSYVNIGAYVSSGTMVDTWATVGSCAQIGKNVHLSGGVGIGGVLEPPQGRPVIIEDNAFLGSRAIVVEGVMVEEGAVLGASVVLTASTQIIDVSGTTETIYRGRVPARSVVIPGTRAKRFPAGEYGVSCALIIGKRSDSTDQKTSLETALREFEVSV from the coding sequence ATGGGCGAGTACTCTGAACTTCAAGAAAGCATTGACCGCTTTTATGAGAATCGCTCTCTGCTTGATTCCGATCTGGCGCGCGCCACGGTGCGCCAGGTTATTTCGCTATTGAACGACGGACGGATCCGCGTCGCCCTGCGCAATGGCCCCGGCGACTGGACCGTGCAGGCCTGGGTCAAGAAGGCGATCTTACTTTACTTTGGCATTCAGCAGATGCGCAGCTATCAGGCCGGCGATCTGCGCTTCTATGATAAGATCGATCCGCGCGCCGACCACAGCGAACGCGGCTTACGAGTCGTGCCGCCGGCCGTTTGTCGCTACGGCGCGCACGTTGAGAAGGGCGCCATCTTGATGCCCAGCTATGTAAACATCGGCGCCTATGTTTCCTCCGGGACCATGGTCGATACCTGGGCAACGGTTGGCAGCTGCGCCCAGATTGGAAAGAACGTGCACCTATCCGGCGGCGTTGGCATAGGCGGCGTGCTGGAACCGCCGCAGGGGCGTCCGGTCATTATTGAGGACAACGCCTTTCTTGGATCGCGAGCTATCGTGGTGGAAGGTGTGATGGTAGAGGAAGGCGCCGTGCTGGGCGCGAGCGTAGTGCTCACGGCATCCACGCAAATTATCGATGTCAGTGGAACCACGGAAACGATTTACCGCGGTCGCGTTCCCGCGCGTTCAGTGGTCATCCCTGGCACAAGGGCAAAGCGATTTCCAGCCGGAGAATACGGCGTCAGTTGCGCATTGATCATTGGCAAGCGCTCTGACAGCACCGATCAAAAGACCAGTCTGGAGACCGCCCTGCGCGAATTTGAGGTCAGCGTCTAA